The following proteins are encoded in a genomic region of Salvelinus namaycush isolate Seneca chromosome 12, SaNama_1.0, whole genome shotgun sequence:
- the LOC120056491 gene encoding G protein-activated inward rectifier potassium channel 4-like, which yields MAFTMMCSRVTLHEPHNGDYRSPTRIDPRRNSIPPAQTLTAKHLPRPPPESTCFTPYPKRVAAKTNMALTMLHSTRISLIPSSNNNNHDNFPVLSPQPAPSASPQPQPQSPGPHQVVAGLISQEVDTCQYIIPTEEPEEPATSHRGRHLKRFSSRWYSGAPFGGPFGSTRSSAHGTSGENKPHKPHCKLLGDERPSYGTANKQRQRYVTKDGKCRVNLGPIEDKSRFLLDIFTTLVDLKYRWFLFVFTMCYVVTWVAFAEIYFLDAWLRDDVAHVHDPQWQPCFENVDSFISALLLSVESQRTIGYGSRLVTANCMEGVVLLMAQSIIGSIIDALMVGCMFVKISRPQKRAQTLIFSKHCVISERDEKLCLLFRIGDLRASHMVDAKIRAKLIKSRQTKEGEFIPLEQSEINLGYDTGGDRLLLVEPQTITHVINESSPFWEIGAERLTRERFEIIIILEGIVEASGMICQARTSYTEDEILWGHRFESCMSLEKGSYRVDRGAFDKTFTVQTPTLSAKEKSDEKEEVLF from the exons ATGGCTTTCACCATGATGTGCAGCAGGGTGACATTACACGAGCCCCATAACGGTGACTACAGGAGTCCTACGAGAATTGACCCCCGCAGGAACTCAATTCCACCAGCACAGACTCTCACAGCCAAACACCTCCCTAGACCACCCCCAGAATCAACATGCTTCACCCCATATCCAAAGAGG GTTGCAGCAAAAACCAACATGGCTTTGACAATGCTCCACTCCACAAGGATCTCTCTCATCCCCAGCTCAAATAACAACAACCATGACAACTTCCCAGTTCTCTCACCCCAGCCAGCCCCCTCTGCATCCCCCCAGCCACAACCCCAGAGCCCTGGCCCCCATCAGGTTGTTGCAGGATTGATCAGCCAGGAGGTAGACACCTGCCAGTACATCATCCCAACTGAGGAGCCAGAGGAGCCAGCCACTTCTCACCGTGGACGCCACCTCAAGCGTTTCAGCTCCAGGTGGTACTCAGGCGCTCCCTTTGGTGGCCCCTTTGGTAGCACCCGTAGCTCCGCCCATGGCACAAGTGGTGAGAACAAGCCCCACAAGCCACACTGCAAACTCCTAGGTGACGAGAGGCCAAGTTATGGCACAGCCAACAAGCAGCGTCAGCGCTACGTCACCAAAGACGGGAAGTGTCGGGTCAACCTGGGCCCTATCGAGGACAAGAGCCGTTTCCTCTTGGACATCTTCACCACTCTGGTGGACTTGAAGTACCGTTGGTTCCTCTTTGTTTTCACCATGTGCTACGTTGTCACATGGGTGGCCTTTGCCGAGATCTACTTCCTAGACGCCTGGCTGCGGGATGACGTGGCCCACGTCCACGACCCTCAATGGCAGCCGTGCTTCGAGAATGTGGACAGTTTCATCTCCGCCCTGCTTCTGTCGGTGGAGAGCCAGAGGACCATTGGCTATGGCTCCAGATTGGTGACGGCCAACTGCATGGAGGGTGTGGTTCTCCTCATGGCCCAGTCTATCATTGGCTCCATCATCGATGCCCTCATGGTTGGCTGCATGTTCGTCAAGATCTCCCGGCCTCAGAAAAGAGCCCAGACTCTGATCTTCAGCAAGCACTGTGTCATATCGGAGCGCGACGAGAAACTCTGCCTCCTCTTCCGCATTGGAGACCTGAGGGCGAGTCACATGGTGGACGCCAAGATACGAGCCAAGTTGATCAAGTCCAGACAGACCAAGGAAGGGGAGTTCATACCACTGGAGCAGTCAGAGATCAACTTGGGCTACGATACCGGAGGAGACAGGCTCCTGTTGGTCGAGCCACAGACCATCACACATGTCATCAACGAGAGCAGCCCCTTCTGGGAAATAGGGGCTGAGCGTCTGACAAGGGAGAGATTTGAGATCATCATCATTCTGGAGGGAATCGTGGAGGCGTCAG GTATGATATGCCAAGCCAGAACCTCCTACACTGAGGACGAGATTCTGTGGGGCCACCGATTTGAATCCTGCATGTCTCTGGAAAAGGGGTCTTACCGGGTGGACCGTGGTGCATTTGACAAAACCTTCACAGTACAAACTCCCACCCTTAGTGCTAAAGAGAAAAGTGATGAAAAAGAAGAGGTCCTCTTTTAG